A genomic window from Nocardioides sp. BP30 includes:
- a CDS encoding fumarate hydratase codes for MAEAPFLYSDLLPTGEDTTPYRLITTEGVSTVDVDGQTFLRVDPEAIRRLTYEAIHDIQHYLRPAHLRQLRRIIDDPEASGNDRFVALDLLKNVNISAGGVLPMCQDTGTAIVMGKKAEGVLTGVDDAEVISRGVYDAYTKLNLRYSQLAPITMYDERPTGNNLPAQIELYATENHGKPEYKFLFMAKGGGSANKSFLYQETKAILNPKRILEFLDEKLKSLGTAACPPYHLAVVIGGTSAEFALKTAKYASAHYLDNMPTSGDVSGHGFRDVELEEEVFKLTQSFGIGAQFGGKYFCHDVRVIRLPRHGASCPVAIAVSCSADRQALGKITAEGVFLEQLETDPAQYMPSTGVAEDISAGEVVTIDLNQPMSSILSTLSQLPVKTRLSLTGPLVVARDIAHAKIKERLDAGEEMPAYLKDHPVYYAGPAKTPEGMASGSFGPTTAGRMDSYVEQFQAAGGSMVMLAKGNRSKQVTDACHAHGGFYLGSIGGPAARLAQDCIKSVSVLEYEELGMEAIWKIEVEDFPAFIVVDDKGNDFFTDPAGTTTVPLSGLRVRSRER; via the coding sequence GTGGCCGAGGCTCCCTTCCTGTACAGCGACCTGCTCCCGACCGGCGAGGACACGACTCCTTACCGGCTGATCACGACCGAGGGGGTCAGCACGGTCGACGTCGACGGCCAGACGTTCCTGAGAGTGGACCCCGAGGCGATCCGGCGGCTCACCTACGAGGCCATCCACGACATCCAGCACTACCTGCGCCCGGCACACCTGCGCCAGCTCCGCAGGATCATCGACGACCCGGAGGCATCCGGGAACGACCGCTTCGTCGCGCTGGACCTGCTGAAGAACGTCAACATCTCCGCCGGCGGCGTGCTGCCGATGTGCCAGGACACCGGTACCGCGATCGTGATGGGCAAGAAGGCCGAGGGAGTGCTGACCGGTGTCGACGACGCCGAGGTCATCTCCCGCGGCGTCTACGACGCCTACACCAAGCTCAACCTGCGCTACTCCCAGCTCGCGCCGATCACGATGTACGACGAGCGGCCGACCGGCAACAACCTGCCCGCGCAGATCGAGCTCTACGCCACCGAGAACCACGGCAAGCCCGAGTACAAGTTCCTCTTCATGGCCAAGGGCGGCGGCTCGGCGAACAAGTCCTTCCTCTACCAGGAGACGAAGGCGATCCTGAACCCGAAGCGGATCCTGGAGTTCCTCGACGAGAAGCTCAAGTCGCTGGGCACGGCCGCCTGCCCGCCGTACCACCTCGCTGTCGTGATCGGCGGAACCTCGGCGGAGTTCGCGCTCAAGACCGCGAAGTACGCCAGCGCCCACTACCTCGACAACATGCCCACCTCCGGCGACGTGTCGGGCCACGGCTTCCGCGACGTCGAGCTGGAGGAGGAGGTCTTCAAGCTCACCCAGTCCTTCGGCATCGGCGCGCAGTTCGGCGGCAAGTACTTCTGCCACGACGTGCGCGTGATCCGGCTCCCCCGCCACGGCGCGTCCTGCCCGGTCGCGATCGCCGTCTCCTGCTCGGCGGACCGGCAGGCACTGGGCAAGATCACCGCCGAGGGGGTGTTCCTGGAGCAGCTGGAGACCGACCCCGCGCAGTACATGCCCTCGACCGGCGTCGCCGAGGACATCTCCGCCGGCGAGGTGGTCACGATCGACCTCAACCAGCCGATGTCCTCGATTTTGTCGACCCTGTCGCAGCTGCCGGTCAAGACCCGGCTCTCGCTGACCGGGCCGCTGGTCGTGGCGCGCGACATCGCGCACGCCAAGATCAAGGAGCGGCTCGACGCCGGCGAGGAGATGCCGGCGTACCTGAAGGACCACCCGGTCTACTACGCCGGCCCGGCCAAGACGCCCGAAGGGATGGCGTCGGGCTCCTTCGGCCCGACCACCGCAGGCCGGATGGACTCCTACGTCGAGCAGTTCCAGGCGGCCGGCGGCTCGATGGTGATGCTGGCCAAGGGCAACCGGTCCAAGCAGGTGACCGACGCGTGCCACGCGCACGGCGGCTTCTACCTCGGCTCCATCGGCGGCCCGGCCGCCCGGCTCGCCCAGGACTGCATCAAGTCCGTCTCGGTGCTGGAGTACGAGGAGCTCGGGATGGAGGCGATCTGGAAGATCGAGGTCGAGGACTTCCCGGCCTTCATCGTGGTCGACGACAAGGGCAACGACTTCTTCACCGACCCGGCGGGGACCACGACGGTGCCGCTGAGCGGCCTCCGGGTGCGCTCGCGCGAGCGCTGA
- a CDS encoding ABC transporter ATP-binding protein — translation MASITMNHIVKKYGDGFPAVNDVSIDVADGEFMILVGPSGCGKSTLLRMIVGLEDITSGDMLIGDRRVNDLAPRDRNLAMVFQNYALYPHLTVFENIAFPLRLAGASDKEVDEKVRAAAETLELNEHLERKPANLSGGQRQRVAMGRAIVRNADAFLFDEPLSNLDAKLRGQMRTEISRLQKRLGITTVYVTHDQIEAMTLGDRVAVLKRGILQQLATPRELYDNPANLFVAGFIGSPPMNFMPATVEGTTLKLPFGEVEIPAEKAERVAGSGLLIAGIRPESFAEASAPHARDVSDANTFEATVDVVEWLGNETYAYIPFEAPPEVQSQLTQLEQELDGEVVRTQLVITLDGSSQVREGDKVTIWMDSAKVHLFDPKTTENLTVDLDRAGRIPEREDALAGAPGPAAGTTPDA, via the coding sequence ATGGCGTCCATCACCATGAACCACATCGTCAAGAAGTACGGCGACGGCTTCCCGGCGGTCAACGACGTCAGCATCGACGTCGCCGACGGGGAGTTCATGATCCTGGTCGGGCCCTCCGGCTGCGGGAAGTCGACCCTGCTGCGGATGATCGTCGGGCTGGAGGACATCACCTCCGGCGACATGCTCATCGGCGACCGGCGGGTCAACGACCTCGCCCCGCGCGATCGCAACCTGGCGATGGTGTTCCAGAACTACGCGCTCTACCCGCACCTGACGGTCTTCGAGAACATCGCCTTCCCACTGCGGCTGGCCGGTGCCTCGGACAAGGAGGTCGACGAGAAGGTCCGGGCTGCTGCCGAGACGCTCGAGCTCAACGAGCACCTGGAGCGCAAGCCGGCCAACCTCTCCGGCGGCCAGCGCCAGCGGGTGGCGATGGGCCGCGCGATCGTCCGCAACGCCGACGCCTTCCTCTTCGACGAGCCGCTGTCGAACCTCGACGCCAAGCTGCGCGGCCAGATGCGCACCGAGATCTCCCGGCTGCAGAAGCGGCTCGGCATCACCACCGTCTACGTCACCCACGATCAGATCGAGGCGATGACGCTGGGCGATCGGGTGGCGGTGCTCAAGCGCGGCATCCTGCAGCAGCTGGCCACCCCGCGCGAGCTCTACGACAACCCGGCCAACCTGTTCGTGGCCGGCTTCATCGGCTCCCCGCCGATGAACTTCATGCCCGCCACCGTCGAGGGCACCACCCTCAAGCTGCCCTTCGGCGAGGTCGAGATCCCGGCCGAGAAGGCCGAGCGGGTGGCCGGTTCGGGGCTGCTGATCGCGGGCATCCGGCCGGAGAGCTTCGCCGAGGCCTCGGCGCCGCACGCGCGCGACGTCTCCGACGCGAACACCTTCGAGGCGACCGTCGACGTGGTGGAGTGGCTGGGCAACGAGACCTACGCCTACATCCCGTTCGAGGCGCCGCCGGAGGTGCAGAGCCAGCTCACCCAGCTCGAGCAGGAGCTGGACGGCGAGGTAGTCAGGACCCAGCTGGTGATCACCCTCGACGGCTCCAGCCAGGTGCGCGAGGGCGACAAGGTCACGATCTGGATGGACTCGGCGAAGGTGCACCTCTTCGACCCGAAGACGACCGAGAACCTGACCGTCGACCTCGATCGCGCCGGCCGGATCCCGGAGCGGGAGGACGCGCTGGCCGGGGCACCGGGTCCGGCCGCTGGCACCACGCCGGACGCCTGA
- a CDS encoding carbohydrate ABC transporter permease, which translates to MARTTRKTLFGTGVGFVVIMVWCLLPVAWILSLSFKSQDETNSGSPQFLPKHWTIQNYRDILNNSDFLYALRNSFGIAIIATVLSVIFATLAAYAIARLDFRGKRLVLSLALAIAMFPVVSLISPLFDMWRTFHLFNTWPGLIIPYMTFTLPLAIWTLSAFFREIPWEMEQAAQVDGATPWQAFRKVIVPLAAPGVFTAAILTFFFAWNEFALAISLTSTTSARTVPAQMSFFVGGDPFNPPYGQLATASVIVTIPIVIIVLLFQRKIVAGLTSGAVKG; encoded by the coding sequence ATGGCCCGCACGACGCGCAAGACGCTCTTCGGCACCGGCGTCGGATTCGTGGTGATCATGGTGTGGTGCCTGCTGCCGGTCGCCTGGATCCTGTCGCTGTCGTTCAAGTCGCAGGACGAGACCAACTCCGGCAGCCCGCAGTTCCTGCCCAAGCACTGGACCATCCAGAACTACCGCGACATCCTCAACAACAGCGACTTCCTCTACGCGCTGCGCAACTCCTTCGGCATCGCGATCATCGCCACCGTGCTGTCGGTGATCTTCGCGACGCTGGCGGCGTACGCGATCGCCCGGCTGGACTTCAGGGGCAAGCGGCTGGTGCTCTCGCTGGCGCTGGCCATCGCGATGTTCCCGGTGGTCTCGCTGATCAGCCCGCTGTTCGACATGTGGCGCACGTTCCACCTGTTCAACACCTGGCCCGGCCTGATCATCCCCTACATGACCTTCACCCTCCCGCTGGCGATCTGGACGCTGTCGGCGTTCTTCCGCGAGATCCCGTGGGAGATGGAGCAGGCCGCCCAGGTGGACGGCGCCACGCCCTGGCAGGCGTTCCGCAAGGTGATCGTCCCGCTGGCCGCGCCGGGGGTCTTCACCGCCGCGATCCTCACCTTCTTCTTCGCGTGGAACGAGTTCGCCCTGGCGATCTCGCTGACCTCCACCACCTCGGCCCGCACCGTCCCGGCGCAGATGTCCTTCTTCGTCGGCGGCGACCCGTTCAACCCGCCGTACGGCCAACTCGCCACGGCGTCGGTGATCGTCACGATCCCGATCGTGATCATCGTCCTGCTCTTCCAGCGCAAGATCGTCGCCGGCCTGACCTCCGGCGCAGTGAAGGGGTGA
- a CDS encoding RNA polymerase sigma-70 factor, translating to MSDDPFVAHRGLLFTVAYEMLGSAADAEDVVQETWLRWAARTEQRDQDEVHDPRAYLVRTVTRQALNRLRTLARRREEYVGEWLPEPLLTTPDVAADVELAESVSLAMLTVLETLTPTERAVFVLREVFDVPYEEIAAAVDKSPAAVRQIGHRARSHVAARRPRVAVDRREQRAVLERFLVALQGGDVQALMDVLAPDVVLIADGGGFAQAARVPIRGAMRIATFLRHFPRYAADTQLRTIWINAAPALRMDGPDPVGTSTISMVVEDGRITRLYAVRNPHKLGRIAEATDLTRRPAPERA from the coding sequence ATGAGCGACGACCCCTTCGTCGCCCACCGCGGCCTGTTGTTCACCGTCGCCTACGAGATGCTCGGGTCGGCTGCCGACGCCGAGGACGTGGTGCAGGAGACCTGGCTGCGGTGGGCCGCCAGGACCGAGCAGCGCGACCAGGATGAGGTGCACGATCCCCGCGCCTACCTGGTGCGCACGGTGACCCGGCAAGCGCTCAACCGGCTGCGCACGCTGGCCCGGCGCAGGGAGGAGTACGTCGGCGAGTGGCTCCCCGAACCGCTGCTCACCACGCCCGACGTGGCGGCCGACGTCGAGCTGGCCGAGAGCGTCTCGCTGGCGATGCTCACCGTGCTCGAGACGCTCACCCCCACCGAGCGCGCGGTCTTCGTGCTGCGCGAGGTCTTCGACGTTCCCTACGAGGAGATCGCCGCGGCCGTCGACAAGAGTCCCGCCGCGGTGCGCCAGATCGGTCATCGGGCGCGCTCGCACGTGGCGGCGCGCCGGCCGAGGGTGGCTGTCGACCGGCGCGAGCAGCGGGCGGTGCTGGAGCGGTTCCTCGTCGCACTCCAGGGCGGCGACGTGCAGGCGCTGATGGACGTGCTCGCGCCGGACGTGGTGCTGATCGCCGACGGCGGCGGGTTCGCCCAGGCCGCGCGCGTGCCGATCCGCGGAGCGATGAGGATCGCGACCTTCCTGCGCCACTTCCCCCGCTACGCCGCTGACACCCAGCTGCGGACGATCTGGATCAACGCCGCCCCGGCGCTGCGGATGGACGGTCCCGACCCGGTCGGCACCTCGACGATCAGCATGGTCGTCGAGGACGGCCGGATCACCCGGCTCTACGCGGTGCGCAACCCGCACAAGCTGGGCCGGATCGCCGAGGCGACGGATCTCACCCGCCGACCGGCGCCGGAGCGGGCATAG
- a CDS encoding FAD-dependent oxidoreductase, whose translation MHIYDTVVIGAGQAGLSASYHLARRGIDHVVLDADERPGGAWRHRWDSLTMADVHGVADLPDAPAPGGSGERANVVVPAWFGDYEASHALPVERPVRVDRVTSEGELLVVHAGTRSWRAPSIVNATGTWTRPFVPYYPGADTFRGEQLHTVDYPGPDHFRGKRVLVVGGGASAVQFLGELAPITETLWVTRREPVWNTGGFDGRAAVGRVLDRVREGRPPASVVSVTGLALRPQERLAESLGAYRRRPMFTRIEPHGVRWADPAPAWGASFERVDVIVWATGFRPAVDHLAPLHLRTPYGGIALLAGTSDVQTAVTAAADPRVQLVGYGPSASTIGASRAGRAAALAVRRLLAEPAPVRAEAAG comes from the coding sequence GTGCACATCTACGACACGGTGGTGATCGGGGCCGGCCAGGCCGGGCTGTCGGCGTCGTACCACCTCGCGCGGCGGGGGATCGACCACGTCGTGCTCGACGCGGACGAGCGTCCGGGCGGTGCCTGGCGGCACCGCTGGGACTCGCTCACCATGGCCGACGTGCACGGTGTCGCCGACCTTCCCGACGCCCCGGCACCGGGCGGGTCCGGGGAGCGTGCCAACGTGGTGGTGCCGGCCTGGTTCGGCGACTACGAGGCGTCGCACGCGCTGCCCGTCGAGCGCCCGGTCCGGGTCGACCGGGTGACCAGCGAAGGGGAGCTTCTGGTGGTGCACGCGGGGACGCGCAGCTGGCGCGCTCCCTCGATCGTGAACGCGACCGGCACCTGGACGCGCCCGTTCGTGCCCTACTATCCGGGCGCCGACACGTTCCGCGGGGAGCAGCTGCACACCGTCGACTACCCGGGTCCCGACCACTTCCGCGGCAAGCGGGTGCTGGTGGTGGGCGGCGGCGCCTCGGCCGTGCAGTTCCTCGGCGAGCTGGCGCCGATCACCGAGACGCTGTGGGTGACGCGGCGCGAGCCGGTCTGGAACACCGGTGGCTTCGACGGTCGCGCGGCCGTCGGCCGGGTGCTCGACCGGGTCCGGGAGGGCAGGCCGCCGGCGAGCGTGGTGAGCGTGACGGGACTGGCGCTGCGGCCCCAGGAGCGGCTCGCCGAGAGCCTGGGCGCCTACCGGCGGCGGCCGATGTTCACCCGGATCGAGCCGCACGGGGTGCGCTGGGCCGACCCCGCGCCGGCCTGGGGAGCGTCGTTCGAACGCGTGGACGTGATCGTGTGGGCCACGGGCTTCCGGCCCGCGGTCGACCACCTGGCGCCGCTGCACCTGCGCACGCCGTACGGCGGGATCGCGCTGCTGGCCGGCACCTCGGACGTGCAGACAGCCGTCACCGCTGCCGCCGATCCGCGCGTGCAACTGGTCGGCTACGGACCCTCGGCCAGCACGATCGGCGCCAGCCGTGCGGGCCGGGCTGCCGCGCTCGCCGTACGGCGCCTCCTCGCCGAGCCGGCGCCGGTCCGCGCCGAAGCCGCCGGCTGA
- a CDS encoding carboxymuconolactone decarboxylase family protein, translating into MTTRVPATRITGPYGALVKVFAGRMFGRVPESLGVMWHHVPALKASMAYGQKLQKWHACEEQLKSFAHMAVASSIGCTWCLDFNYFQASNRGLDMDKAREVPRWRTSTAFSPLEREVMAYAEAMSQTPPAVTDEMVAGLLDRLGPPALLELTAVIGFANLTTRGNVALGIESEGFAAACGLKPLAQRPAGVASEA; encoded by the coding sequence ATGACCACGCGAGTCCCCGCCACCCGGATCACCGGACCGTACGGAGCGTTGGTGAAGGTGTTCGCCGGCCGGATGTTCGGCCGGGTGCCGGAGTCACTGGGTGTGATGTGGCACCACGTGCCGGCCCTGAAGGCGAGCATGGCCTACGGGCAGAAGCTGCAGAAGTGGCACGCGTGCGAGGAGCAGCTGAAGTCGTTCGCGCACATGGCGGTCGCCTCCTCCATCGGCTGCACCTGGTGCCTGGACTTCAACTACTTCCAGGCGAGCAACCGCGGTCTCGACATGGACAAGGCTCGGGAGGTCCCTCGCTGGCGCACGTCCACGGCGTTCAGCCCGCTCGAGCGTGAGGTGATGGCGTACGCCGAGGCGATGAGCCAGACGCCGCCGGCCGTGACGGACGAGATGGTCGCCGGCCTGCTCGACCGGCTGGGGCCGCCGGCACTGCTGGAGCTGACCGCCGTGATCGGCTTCGCCAACCTGACCACCCGCGGCAACGTCGCCCTCGGCATCGAGTCGGAGGGATTCGCCGCCGCCTGCGGCCTGAAGCCGCTGGCGCAGCGACCGGCCGGAGTAGCGTCCGAGGCATGA